From a region of the Jatrophihabitans endophyticus genome:
- a CDS encoding MarR family winged helix-turn-helix transcriptional regulator has protein sequence MTSTDRVDEIRAQWRRERPDLDTAPMAVVARLHRLAGRLTAELVAGYRQFGLGEGEFDILATLRREGHGAGVSPIDLAERTMVTTGAVTKRLDRLEQAGWVRRTPHRDDGRGRLVVELTETGRALIDEAYTAHMANEKRLVAGLRREDRRALERLLRTWADALDASERGERTGRRAGRPVSDD, from the coding sequence GTGACCTCGACCGACCGCGTCGACGAGATCCGGGCGCAGTGGCGACGCGAGCGCCCGGATCTCGACACCGCTCCCATGGCCGTCGTCGCGCGCCTGCACCGGTTGGCCGGACGGCTGACCGCGGAACTCGTCGCCGGGTACCGGCAGTTCGGCCTCGGCGAGGGCGAGTTCGACATCCTGGCGACCCTCCGCAGGGAGGGTCACGGCGCCGGGGTGAGCCCCATCGACCTCGCCGAACGCACCATGGTGACCACGGGCGCCGTCACCAAGCGGCTCGACCGGCTCGAGCAGGCGGGCTGGGTGCGGCGCACACCGCACCGCGACGACGGGCGCGGGCGGCTGGTCGTCGAGCTGACCGAGACCGGCCGCGCCCTCATCGATGAGGCGTACACCGCGCACATGGCGAACGAGAAGCGTCTGGTGGCCGGGCTGCGGCGGGAGGACCGCCGCGCGCTCGAACGGCTACTGCGAACCTGGGCGGACGCGTTGGACGCATCGGAGCGAGGTGAACGGACGGGCCGCCGCGCCGGGCGACCGGTCTCCGACGACTGA
- a CDS encoding VOC family protein — MRLDHVGLSVADLPAMTTWYVRALELQVEFEFALDGVDFRGAMLRSADGWRLELLHRPEGRPGLQAANPVEAALTHGFGHIALDVAVVDDAYDALLDAGATDRMSPRPSPEPGVRMAFVADPEGNLVELLDRTTSGGTR; from the coding sequence ATGCGGCTCGACCACGTCGGCCTCAGCGTCGCCGACCTGCCCGCGATGACCACGTGGTACGTGCGCGCGCTCGAGCTGCAGGTCGAGTTCGAGTTCGCGCTCGACGGTGTCGACTTCCGCGGTGCGATGCTCCGCTCGGCGGACGGGTGGCGCCTGGAGCTGCTGCATCGTCCGGAAGGGCGCCCCGGCCTGCAGGCGGCGAACCCGGTCGAGGCGGCGCTGACCCACGGCTTCGGTCACATCGCGCTCGACGTCGCGGTGGTGGACGACGCCTACGACGCGCTGCTCGACGCGGGCGCCACCGACCGCATGAGCCCGCGGCCGTCCCCGGAGCCGGGGGTGCGGATGGCCTTCGTCGCCGACCCCGAGGGCAACCTGGTCGAACTGCTCGACCGCACGACGTCAGGGGGAACACGATGA
- a CDS encoding VOC family protein produces MNTTPNEHGITHLRHVDLAVPDFATQRTFYKDTWGLTEVGTDGELSYLAAEGSPEQYIVRLRRAAEKRLDLIAFGMDSTASVDAFAQTLAGRGVQLVGEPAALQTAGGGYGFRFFDIDGRTIEVSADVETRRHRPIEEREAIPVRLSHAVMNSTDIHRTRDFYAAVLGFRLTDTLYTPHMGQVMHFMRCNDWHHSLAIAHGPHPSVHHVSFEMRGIDEYLRGTGRVLQAGTKKIWGPGRHTAGDNTFTYFLDPSGNTMEYTTALETITTDEWHPTVYDVTQPGVQDQWGIADPFSEIVAKDSFNDPDRGVFVAPPV; encoded by the coding sequence ATGAACACCACCCCGAACGAGCACGGCATCACCCACCTGCGCCACGTCGACCTCGCGGTGCCCGACTTCGCCACGCAGCGGACGTTCTACAAGGACACCTGGGGCCTGACCGAGGTCGGCACCGACGGTGAGCTGTCCTACCTCGCCGCCGAGGGCTCGCCGGAGCAGTACATCGTGCGGCTGCGCAGGGCGGCCGAGAAGCGGCTGGACCTCATCGCGTTCGGCATGGACAGCACCGCGTCGGTCGACGCGTTCGCGCAGACGCTCGCCGGCAGGGGCGTGCAGCTGGTCGGCGAGCCGGCCGCCCTGCAGACCGCCGGTGGCGGGTACGGCTTCCGGTTCTTCGACATCGACGGGCGCACCATCGAGGTCAGCGCCGACGTCGAGACCCGCCGGCACCGCCCGATCGAGGAACGCGAGGCCATCCCGGTGCGGCTGTCGCACGCGGTCATGAACAGCACCGACATCCACCGCACCCGCGACTTCTACGCCGCGGTGCTCGGCTTCCGGCTCACCGACACCCTCTACACGCCGCACATGGGCCAGGTCATGCACTTCATGCGGTGCAACGACTGGCACCACAGCCTGGCGATCGCCCACGGCCCGCACCCGTCGGTGCACCACGTCTCGTTCGAGATGCGGGGCATCGACGAGTACCTGCGCGGCACCGGGCGCGTGCTGCAGGCCGGCACCAAGAAGATCTGGGGCCCCGGCCGGCACACCGCCGGCGACAACACCTTCACCTACTTCCTCGACCCCAGCGGCAACACGATGGAGTACACCACCGCGCTGGAGACGATCACGACCGACGAGTGGCACCCCACCGTGTACGACGTCACGCAGCCCGGGGTGCAGGACCAGTGGGGGATCGCCGACCCGTTCAGCGAGATCGTCGCGAAGGACAGCTTCAACGATCCCGACCGCGGCGTCTTCGTCGCCCCGCCGGTCTGA
- a CDS encoding fumarylacetoacetate hydrolase family protein yields MRFATVAHGGRTVAAVVARDRVHELPDRTVADLVASGLAAALEAGGAALAGPGVPLADVTLALPYRPASVRDFVTFESHVEGVRRSVEGAAGVPSAWYDAPTFYFTNPHALYGPGAAIRRPAHSRALDFELEVGVVLGRDGASLSEAEAHDAIFGYTVVNDWSARDLQAREMQVGLGPAKGKDFATSIGPWLVTADELAPRLDGSGRLDLDCRVSVNGVPIGRDRLAHMHWTFPQLIAYASRDSVVRAGDLLASGTTGGGGCLAELWGRRGSQDPPPLEPGDEVVMRVEGIGELAGTVADDAGGRG; encoded by the coding sequence GTGAGGTTCGCGACCGTCGCGCACGGGGGACGCACCGTGGCGGCCGTGGTCGCCCGCGACCGGGTGCACGAGCTCCCCGACCGGACGGTGGCCGACCTCGTGGCGTCGGGGCTGGCGGCCGCCCTCGAGGCAGGTGGGGCGGCCCTGGCCGGGCCGGGTGTGCCGCTTGCCGACGTCACGCTCGCGCTGCCGTACCGGCCGGCCAGCGTGCGTGACTTCGTGACGTTCGAGAGCCACGTCGAGGGCGTGCGGCGCAGCGTCGAGGGCGCAGCCGGCGTCCCGTCGGCGTGGTACGACGCGCCGACGTTCTACTTCACCAACCCGCATGCGCTCTACGGCCCGGGTGCGGCAATACGCCGCCCGGCGCACTCGCGCGCCCTCGACTTCGAGCTGGAGGTCGGGGTTGTGCTCGGCCGCGACGGGGCGTCGCTGTCCGAGGCCGAGGCGCACGACGCGATCTTCGGCTACACCGTCGTCAACGACTGGTCGGCGCGTGACCTGCAGGCGCGCGAGATGCAGGTCGGCCTCGGCCCGGCCAAGGGCAAGGACTTCGCCACCTCGATCGGCCCGTGGCTCGTCACGGCCGACGAGCTCGCACCGCGCCTCGACGGGAGCGGCCGGCTCGACCTCGACTGCCGGGTGTCCGTGAACGGCGTCCCGATCGGTCGGGACCGGCTCGCGCACATGCACTGGACCTTCCCGCAGCTGATCGCCTACGCCTCCCGTGACTCCGTGGTGCGTGCCGGCGACCTGCTCGCCTCCGGCACCACCGGGGGTGGCGGCTGCCTGGCCGAGCTGTGGGGCCGGCGCGGCAGCCAGGACCCGCCGCCGCTCGAGCCGGGTGACGAGGTGGTCATGCGGGTCGAGGGGATCGGCGAGCTCGCCGGCACGGTGGCCGACGACGCCGGCGGACGCGGATGA
- a CDS encoding fumarylacetoacetate hydrolase family protein, translating to MRLATFRGIGEPAATRRVGLVVGDSSRWWLHPFADGTDLLALLTAPVAERERAADEAAQGDGLSAAEVVLLPPVYPVAMRDFLTFEAHVDGMERGHGNPGPPAAWYDAPVFLFMAPHAVVGAYDDVPMPPDTAQFDFELEIAAVICRDVHDVTPEQARDAIGGYCVMNDWSARDVQGKEMTLKLGPSKGKDFATTIGPWIVTADELDDCRDADGLLDLRMSVQVNGRRLGSDRSGHMGWSFEQLVSHASRASWVKAGEVLASGTCSGGSLAESWGRNGSLTPAPLQVGDVVEMTIERLGTIRNVVTPQRDTVAAVAPARRRARVAESA from the coding sequence ATGCGCTTGGCGACGTTCCGCGGGATCGGCGAGCCGGCCGCCACCCGCCGGGTCGGTCTCGTGGTCGGGGACAGCAGCCGGTGGTGGCTGCACCCGTTCGCCGACGGCACCGATCTCCTCGCGCTGCTGACGGCGCCGGTGGCGGAGCGGGAGCGGGCCGCCGACGAGGCGGCCCAGGGCGACGGCCTGTCGGCGGCCGAGGTCGTCCTGCTGCCCCCGGTGTACCCGGTGGCGATGCGTGACTTCCTGACCTTCGAGGCGCACGTCGACGGCATGGAGCGTGGTCACGGCAATCCCGGGCCGCCGGCGGCGTGGTACGACGCGCCCGTCTTCCTCTTCATGGCGCCCCACGCCGTGGTGGGTGCGTACGACGACGTGCCGATGCCGCCGGACACCGCGCAGTTCGACTTCGAGCTCGAGATCGCGGCGGTGATCTGCCGGGACGTCCACGACGTCACGCCCGAGCAGGCGCGGGACGCGATCGGCGGCTACTGCGTGATGAACGACTGGTCGGCGCGCGACGTGCAGGGCAAGGAGATGACCTTGAAGCTGGGGCCGTCCAAGGGCAAGGACTTCGCCACCACCATCGGGCCGTGGATCGTCACTGCCGACGAGCTCGACGACTGCCGCGACGCCGACGGCCTGCTGGACCTGCGGATGTCGGTGCAGGTCAACGGCCGACGGCTGGGTTCGGACCGTTCCGGGCACATGGGCTGGTCCTTCGAGCAGCTGGTGTCCCACGCGTCGCGCGCGTCGTGGGTCAAGGCCGGCGAGGTGCTCGCGTCGGGCACCTGCTCGGGCGGGTCGCTGGCCGAGTCGTGGGGACGCAACGGGTCGCTCACACCGGCTCCGCTGCAGGTGGGCGACGTGGTGGAGATGACGATCGAACGGCTCGGCACGATCCGCAACGTCGTCACCCCGCAGCGCGACACGGTGGCCGCCGTCGCGCCCGCGCGGCGCCGCGCCCGGGTGGCGGAGTCGGCATGA
- a CDS encoding SDR family NAD(P)-dependent oxidoreductase, with the protein MTEQAAHPLHTGRLAGKIVVVTGAARGQGAAEARALAAEGALVISTDVLDFDADGAESQPWAQGNVVERRLDVTDADGWAQLADWLRGEHGRVDALVNNAGVAARERLPHVSLDQWHRTFDVNVTGPLLGMQALVPLMAPGSSIVNICSVAAVSGHAAAAYTASKWALRGLSRSASLELGERGIRVNAIMPGLIDTPLMASASPAFADAAVAEVPLGRMGVPADIAPTVVFLVSDDSAYYNGAEIVIDGGLTAHVSHKGIADATRPPGPPG; encoded by the coding sequence GTGACCGAGCAGGCGGCGCACCCGCTGCACACCGGCCGGCTGGCCGGCAAGATCGTGGTCGTCACCGGGGCAGCCCGGGGGCAGGGCGCCGCCGAGGCGCGGGCGCTGGCCGCCGAGGGCGCGCTCGTCATCTCCACCGACGTGCTCGACTTCGACGCCGACGGTGCCGAGAGCCAGCCCTGGGCGCAGGGCAACGTCGTCGAGCGACGTCTGGACGTCACCGACGCCGACGGCTGGGCGCAGCTGGCCGACTGGCTGCGGGGCGAGCACGGTCGGGTCGACGCGCTGGTCAACAACGCCGGCGTCGCCGCCCGCGAGCGACTGCCGCACGTCTCGCTCGACCAGTGGCACCGGACGTTCGACGTCAACGTCACCGGTCCGCTGCTCGGCATGCAGGCACTGGTGCCGCTGATGGCGCCGGGGTCGAGCATCGTCAACATCTGCTCGGTCGCGGCCGTCTCCGGCCATGCGGCCGCGGCGTACACGGCCAGCAAGTGGGCGCTGCGCGGACTCTCCCGCTCGGCGTCGCTCGAGCTCGGCGAGCGCGGCATCCGCGTCAACGCGATCATGCCCGGGCTGATCGACACGCCGCTGATGGCGTCGGCGTCACCGGCCTTCGCCGACGCGGCCGTCGCCGAGGTGCCGCTCGGACGCATGGGCGTGCCCGCGGACATCGCGCCGACCGTCGTCTTCCTCGTCTCCGACGACTCGGCGTACTACAACGGCGCCGAGATCGTCATCGACGGCGGGCTGACCGCCCACGTCTCGCACAAGGGGATCGCCGACGCCACCAGACCGCCCGGGCCACCCGGGTGA
- a CDS encoding SDR family NAD(P)-dependent oxidoreductase — translation MTGRLDDRIALITGIGGGMGRTAALRFAAEGARIVGCDVNEQTLAETLTLVRAAGGEIAGFAPVDLSDADAAGRWVESAAAVFGGIDILYNNASHPVFGAIDELSVESWDHGIANELNLIFYTTRVAWAHLKKSGAGVVVNIGSIAGMRGVEFMPQNVHGAAKAGVINLTQQLAVEGAPHGIRAVSISPGFVVTPATEWLLDGGDEAFRSNLARIPLGRPGRPDDIVNAAVFLASDEASWITGHNLVVDGGGTVLG, via the coding sequence ATGACCGGGCGACTCGACGACAGGATCGCGCTGATCACGGGGATCGGTGGTGGCATGGGGCGCACCGCCGCGCTGCGGTTCGCCGCCGAGGGTGCCCGAATCGTGGGCTGCGACGTGAACGAGCAGACCCTCGCGGAGACGCTGACGCTCGTCCGCGCGGCGGGCGGCGAGATCGCGGGCTTCGCGCCCGTCGACCTGTCCGACGCCGACGCGGCGGGGCGATGGGTGGAGTCGGCGGCGGCGGTGTTCGGCGGCATCGACATCCTCTACAACAACGCCTCACACCCCGTGTTCGGCGCGATCGACGAGCTGTCGGTCGAGTCGTGGGACCACGGCATCGCCAACGAGCTGAACCTGATCTTCTACACGACCCGGGTCGCGTGGGCGCACCTCAAGAAGTCCGGCGCCGGTGTCGTGGTCAACATCGGCTCGATCGCCGGCATGCGCGGGGTCGAGTTCATGCCGCAGAACGTCCACGGCGCGGCCAAGGCCGGTGTCATCAACCTGACCCAGCAGCTCGCCGTCGAGGGCGCGCCGCACGGCATCCGCGCGGTCTCGATCAGCCCGGGGTTCGTCGTCACCCCGGCGACCGAATGGCTGCTCGACGGCGGGGACGAGGCGTTCCGCAGCAACCTCGCCCGGATCCCGCTCGGCCGCCCGGGACGTCCGGACGACATCGTCAACGCCGCCGTGTTCCTCGCCTCCGACGAGGCGTCCTGGATCACCGGTCACAACCTGGTCGTCGACGGGGGCGGCACCGTCCTCGGTTGA
- a CDS encoding DMT family transporter has translation MEASSLRVTAVTAVAPISWGSTYVVTRHLLPMDAPLWGATLRALPAGLLLLALCRRLPQESWWWRSFVLGAINFAAFFVLVYVAAQLLPSSVAASVMALAPLALGGFAFVLLGQRLDARFFLAAVTGVVGVALLVGLPTSGIDARGVAASVGALLLSAGGSVLSTRWRGDLPLLASTCWQLLAGGLLLLVAAALVEGTPPRLGPVGIVAVTYVSVVATAGAFCCWFFGLSRSTAGNVGLIGLLNPATGIALGVVLAGETLGPWQVVGAGLVLGAIVTTVTSRGGARQIGRPRPGRHEPR, from the coding sequence ATGGAAGCCAGCTCGTTGCGCGTCACGGCGGTGACCGCCGTCGCGCCGATCTCGTGGGGGTCGACCTACGTCGTCACGCGCCACCTCCTGCCCATGGACGCGCCACTGTGGGGCGCGACGCTCCGCGCGCTGCCGGCCGGGCTGCTGCTGCTCGCGTTGTGTCGGCGGCTGCCGCAGGAAAGCTGGTGGTGGCGCTCGTTCGTCCTCGGCGCGATCAACTTCGCGGCGTTCTTCGTCCTCGTCTACGTCGCTGCCCAGCTGCTGCCCTCGTCGGTGGCGGCGTCCGTGATGGCTCTCGCCCCGCTCGCGCTCGGCGGGTTCGCCTTCGTGCTGCTCGGGCAACGACTGGACGCCCGGTTCTTCCTCGCGGCCGTGACGGGCGTGGTCGGCGTGGCCCTGCTCGTGGGGCTCCCGACCAGCGGGATCGACGCGCGCGGGGTTGCCGCCTCGGTGGGCGCGCTGCTGCTCTCCGCGGGCGGCTCGGTGTTGTCGACGAGATGGCGCGGTGACCTCCCGCTGCTCGCGTCCACCTGCTGGCAACTCCTCGCGGGCGGCCTGCTGCTGCTCGTGGCCGCCGCGCTCGTCGAAGGGACGCCACCTCGTCTCGGTCCGGTCGGCATCGTCGCGGTCACCTACGTCAGCGTCGTCGCGACCGCCGGCGCCTTCTGCTGCTGGTTCTTCGGCCTGTCACGGTCGACCGCCGGCAACGTCGGGCTGATCGGCCTGCTCAACCCGGCGACCGGCATCGCCCTCGGCGTCGTCCTGGCCGGCGAGACCCTCGGCCCATGGCAGGTCGTCGGCGCCGGGCTCGTGCTCGGCGCCATCGTCACCACGGTGACGTCGCGGGGTGGGGCCCGGCAGATCGGTCGACCTCGGCCCGGCAGGCACGAGCCGCGCTGA
- a CDS encoding alpha/beta hydrolase family protein, whose translation MFEYFSGPKYVWNLGVCATLNNGGAIDEVDRACRPARDATDVDSGSALYMRSWKAVADQVAEQARASEAAGHRRTAGQEWYRAGLYVCQSERLLSNTDPGRREYYRQALDAFAKVFELADPATSRVAVPFEGTTLPAYFSNASTDGEPRPCVIMWNGLDSTKEHLYCSGWPAEMRARGVSVLMVDCPGSGETLRFGDLKARIETEDWATACVDYLETRDDVDPERIGLAAQSLGGYYAPRAAAFEKRIKFVAVWGANHNWGEVQKKRLQREGANPVPHYWAHVLWVWGFDDVEKFVEYAEGITLDGVVEKITCPFLIAHGANDRQISVAYAHRSYDQAINSSKRELRIFTAEEGAAEHVGLDHMPHINAYIADWVEDTLAELDAAPSA comes from the coding sequence ATGTTCGAGTACTTCAGCGGGCCCAAGTACGTCTGGAATCTCGGCGTGTGCGCCACGTTGAACAACGGCGGTGCCATCGACGAGGTGGACCGCGCCTGTCGGCCGGCCCGTGACGCCACCGACGTCGACTCGGGCAGCGCGCTCTACATGCGGTCGTGGAAGGCGGTCGCCGATCAGGTCGCCGAGCAGGCCCGGGCCTCGGAGGCCGCGGGGCACCGCCGCACCGCCGGTCAGGAGTGGTACCGCGCCGGCCTCTACGTCTGCCAGTCCGAACGGCTGCTGAGCAACACCGACCCGGGACGCCGGGAGTACTACCGACAGGCGCTGGACGCGTTCGCGAAGGTCTTCGAGCTCGCCGACCCGGCGACGTCCCGGGTCGCGGTGCCGTTCGAGGGCACCACCCTGCCGGCGTACTTCTCGAATGCCAGCACCGACGGCGAACCTCGGCCCTGCGTGATCATGTGGAACGGGCTGGACTCCACCAAGGAGCACCTCTACTGCTCGGGCTGGCCGGCCGAGATGCGGGCGCGCGGGGTCTCGGTGCTGATGGTCGACTGCCCGGGCTCGGGCGAGACCCTGCGCTTCGGCGACCTGAAGGCACGCATCGAGACCGAGGACTGGGCCACGGCCTGCGTCGACTACCTCGAGACGCGCGACGACGTGGACCCCGAGCGGATCGGCCTTGCCGCGCAGTCGCTGGGCGGCTACTACGCGCCGCGGGCGGCCGCGTTCGAGAAGCGCATCAAGTTCGTCGCTGTCTGGGGCGCGAACCACAACTGGGGCGAGGTGCAGAAGAAGCGGCTGCAACGCGAGGGCGCGAACCCCGTGCCGCACTACTGGGCGCACGTGCTGTGGGTGTGGGGTTTCGACGACGTCGAGAAGTTCGTCGAGTACGCCGAGGGCATCACCCTCGACGGGGTGGTCGAGAAGATCACCTGCCCCTTCCTCATCGCCCACGGCGCCAACGACCGGCAGATCTCGGTCGCCTACGCGCACCGGTCCTACGACCAGGCGATCAACTCCAGCAAGCGCGAGCTGCGGATATTCACCGCCGAGGAGGGCGCGGCGGAGCACGTCGGCCTCGACCATATGCCGCATATCAACGCCTACATCGCCGACTGGGTCGAGGACACGCTGGCCGAGCTCGACGCGGCCCCGTCGGCCTGA
- a CDS encoding NAD-dependent succinate-semialdehyde dehydrogenase, which produces MTNKSVTTRNPATGEALATYAAHDEAAVEEALAQASAAAQAWGATSLTDRLAMLRALGALLTERRAEYAALITAEMGKPITEALGEIDKCAGNCEVVADLAPHWLADHEVASGATRSWLSYEPLGVVFAVMPWNFPFWQVLRFACAALSAGNAALLKHSPDVTGSALAIETLFADAGAPAGLFRSLVVPAEDVAAVSRRVVEDARVAAVTLTGSERAGSSLASLAAAQIKKSVLELGGSDPFVVLADADVPAAAATAVRARFTNTGQSCVCAKRFVVHQDVADEFVEHFLRGVAALTVGDPTDAATTVGPMARPDLRDGIVDQVERSVAQGARLVTGGGAIDAPGCWVEPTVLDDVRPGMAAFDEETFGPVAAISRARDDDDAVELANATTFGLGASVWGGDEHALAIGRRIRSGALFVNAMVASDPRLPFGGVGRSGYGRELSAEGVREFTNVRTVVVA; this is translated from the coding sequence ATGACGAACAAGTCGGTGACGACGCGCAACCCTGCGACCGGCGAGGCGCTCGCGACCTACGCCGCGCACGACGAGGCGGCGGTCGAGGAGGCGCTCGCGCAGGCGAGCGCGGCCGCGCAGGCCTGGGGCGCGACCTCGCTGACCGATCGGCTCGCCATGCTGCGCGCCTTGGGCGCGCTGCTCACTGAACGGCGTGCCGAGTACGCCGCGCTGATCACCGCGGAGATGGGCAAGCCGATCACCGAAGCACTCGGTGAGATCGACAAGTGTGCGGGGAACTGCGAGGTCGTCGCCGATCTCGCGCCGCACTGGCTCGCCGATCACGAGGTCGCGTCCGGCGCCACCCGGTCCTGGCTGTCCTACGAGCCGCTGGGCGTCGTGTTCGCGGTCATGCCGTGGAACTTCCCGTTCTGGCAGGTGCTGCGCTTCGCCTGCGCGGCGCTCTCGGCCGGCAATGCCGCCCTGCTCAAGCACAGTCCGGACGTGACGGGGTCGGCGCTGGCGATCGAGACGCTCTTCGCCGACGCCGGGGCGCCGGCCGGGCTGTTCCGCAGCCTCGTCGTCCCGGCCGAGGACGTCGCCGCCGTGTCCCGCCGGGTCGTCGAGGACGCCCGCGTCGCGGCGGTGACCCTGACCGGCAGCGAGCGCGCCGGCTCGTCGCTCGCTTCGCTGGCCGCGGCGCAGATCAAGAAGTCCGTCCTGGAGCTCGGCGGCTCGGACCCGTTCGTGGTGCTGGCCGACGCCGACGTGCCGGCGGCCGCCGCGACGGCGGTCCGCGCGCGCTTCACCAACACCGGCCAGAGCTGCGTGTGCGCCAAGCGGTTCGTCGTCCACCAGGACGTCGCGGACGAGTTCGTCGAGCACTTCCTGCGTGGCGTCGCGGCGCTGACCGTGGGGGACCCGACCGACGCTGCGACGACCGTCGGACCGATGGCGCGGCCGGACCTGCGCGACGGCATCGTCGACCAGGTCGAGCGGAGCGTCGCGCAGGGCGCGCGGCTGGTCACCGGGGGCGGGGCCATCGACGCGCCGGGCTGCTGGGTCGAGCCGACCGTCCTCGACGACGTCCGGCCCGGTATGGCCGCGTTCGACGAGGAGACGTTCGGGCCGGTCGCCGCGATCAGCCGGGCCCGCGACGACGATGACGCGGTCGAGCTCGCCAACGCCACCACCTTCGGCCTCGGCGCCTCGGTGTGGGGCGGCGACGAGCACGCGCTGGCGATCGGGCGCCGCATCAGGTCGGGCGCGCTGTTCGTCAACGCCATGGTCGCCTCCGACCCCCGCCTGCCCTTCGGCGGTGTCGGCCGAAGCGGGTACGGCCGCGAGCTGTCGGCCGAGGGCGTGCGCGAGTTCACCAACGTCCGCACGGTGGTCGTCGCCTGA